The following are from one region of the Luteimonas sp. MC1572 genome:
- a CDS encoding SirB2 family protein, with translation MIEFYPQIKSVHVATVVASGLLFAARGLLVQVGQPRLALAAPVRYLSYTIDTTLLTAALMLLTILPGAMFANGWLVAKVVLLVGYIVLGTFALKRGNSPRVRLACYLAGLAVFAFIYTIARTHHPTGIFWLLFAA, from the coding sequence ATGATCGAGTTCTATCCACAGATCAAGTCGGTGCACGTGGCCACGGTGGTGGCCAGCGGCCTGCTGTTCGCCGCGCGAGGGCTTCTGGTGCAGGTCGGGCAGCCGCGCCTCGCACTCGCCGCGCCCGTGCGCTACCTGAGCTACACCATCGACACCACGCTGCTGACCGCAGCGCTGATGCTGCTCACCATCCTGCCCGGCGCGATGTTCGCCAACGGCTGGCTGGTGGCCAAGGTCGTGCTGCTGGTGGGCTATATCGTGCTTGGCACATTCGCGCTCAAGCGTGGGAACTCGCCGCGCGTGCGCCTGGCCTGCTACCTGGCGGGCTTGGCCGTGTTCGCATTCATATATACGATCGCCCGTACCCACCATCCGACGGGCATCTTCTGGCTGCTGTTCGCGGCCTGA
- a CDS encoding NnrS family protein, whose product MAVAPTTARDGATAPLARLAVAPHRLLFFIGTGNLLLAMAWWTAWLVSSRWPQLLQMHQPEPYAGWLHALVMQYQMLPSFIFGFLLTVFPRWMALPDAARWHYVPVGLGLFGGQVATLAGALGAPAGIEVGIIMTLAGWTAGLCFLGDQVVRERGTTWHARSCFAALVLGWIGIAAFAATLLGASPQWIFASIKIGTFGLLLPVYLTVAHRMFPFFAANVVPGYVAWRPLWLLAAFWVACLAHLGLELVHAYAWLWLADLPLLALSLTALWRWWPRGPKPGILAVLFLGLAWLPVTFAFYAAQSLVYFAGEGFILGRAPAHALFVGFFGSVLVAMVTRVTQGHSGRKIEMPGVAWFAFAGIQLVTVARIAADVVDDAAAWWALAAAGWLVALAPWVFRLGRIYLSPRADGKPG is encoded by the coding sequence ATGGCCGTTGCCCCCACCACGGCACGCGACGGCGCCACGGCGCCGCTCGCGAGGCTGGCCGTCGCGCCGCACCGCCTGCTGTTCTTCATCGGCACCGGCAACCTGCTGCTGGCGATGGCGTGGTGGACGGCGTGGCTGGTGTCGTCGCGCTGGCCGCAGCTGCTGCAGATGCACCAGCCCGAGCCCTACGCGGGCTGGCTGCATGCGCTGGTGATGCAGTACCAGATGCTGCCGAGCTTCATCTTCGGTTTCCTGTTGACGGTGTTCCCGCGCTGGATGGCCCTGCCCGATGCGGCCCGCTGGCATTACGTGCCGGTGGGCCTCGGCCTGTTCGGTGGACAGGTCGCCACTCTGGCCGGGGCGCTGGGCGCTCCGGCGGGCATCGAAGTCGGGATCATCATGACGCTGGCCGGATGGACTGCAGGCCTGTGCTTCCTCGGCGACCAGGTGGTGCGCGAACGCGGCACGACCTGGCACGCGCGCTCATGCTTCGCGGCGCTGGTGCTGGGCTGGATCGGCATCGCGGCGTTTGCGGCCACCCTGCTCGGCGCGTCGCCGCAGTGGATCTTCGCCAGCATCAAGATCGGTACGTTCGGGCTGCTGCTGCCGGTGTATCTGACGGTGGCGCACCGGATGTTCCCGTTCTTCGCCGCCAACGTGGTGCCGGGCTACGTGGCCTGGCGCCCGCTCTGGTTGCTGGCCGCGTTCTGGGTAGCCTGCCTGGCGCACCTCGGTCTGGAGTTGGTGCATGCGTACGCCTGGCTATGGCTGGCCGACCTGCCGCTGCTCGCGTTGTCATTGACCGCGCTGTGGCGCTGGTGGCCGCGCGGTCCCAAGCCCGGGATCCTCGCGGTGCTGTTCCTCGGTCTGGCGTGGCTGCCGGTCACGTTCGCGTTTTACGCGGCGCAGAGCCTGGTCTACTTCGCCGGCGAGGGCTTCATCCTCGGGCGCGCACCCGCGCATGCGCTGTTCGTCGGTTTCTTCGGAAGCGTCCTGGTGGCCATGGTGACGCGGGTCACGCAGGGCCATTCGGGACGGAAGATCGAGATGCCCGGGGTGGCCTGGTTCGCGTTCGCAGGGATCCAACTGGTGACCGTGGCGCGCATCGCGGCCGACGTCGTGGATGATGCGGCCGCATGGTGGGCACTGGCCGCGGCCGGCTGGCTCGTGGCGTTGGCGCCATGGGTGTTCCGGCTGGGGAGGATCTACCTGTCGCCACGTGCCGACGGCAAGCCGGGGTAA